Below is a window of Escherichia coli DSM 30083 = JCM 1649 = ATCC 11775 DNA.
TAAGCTTTACTCTTCACTGCGCGAAGGCGGAAAAAAAGTTTTCTCTGGCGTGCCACCCATTAAAGAGCTGCTCAAACGTACCGAAGAACATATTAAAGGCATGGTAGTGCCTGGCACGTTGTTTGAAGAGCTGGGCTTTAACTACATCGGCCCGGTGGACGGTCACGATGTGCTGGGGCTTATCACCACGCTTAAGAACATGCGCGACCTGAAAGGCCCGCAGTTCCTGCATATCATGACCAAAAAAGGTCGTGGTTATGAACCGGCAGAAAAAGACCCAATCACCTTCCACGCCGTGCCTAAATTTGATCCCTCCAGCGGTTGTCTGCCGAAAAGTAGCGGCGGTTTACCAAGCTATTCAAAAATCTTTGGCGACTGGTTGTGCGAAACCGCAGCGAAAGATAACAAGCTGATGGCGATTACTCCGGCGATGCGTGAAGGTTCCGGCATGGTCGAGTTTTCACGTAAATTCCCGGATCGCTACTTCGACGTGGCAATTGCCGAGCAACACGCAGTGACCTTTGCTGCGGGTCTGGCGATTGGAGGCTACAAACCCATTGTTGCGATCTACTCCACCTTCCTGCAACGCGCCTATGATCAGGTGCTGCATGACGTGGCGATTCAAAAGCTTCCGGTCCTGTTCGCCATCGACCGTGCGGGCATTGTTGGTGCTGACGGTCAAACCCACCAGGGCGCTTTTGATCTCTCTTACCTGCGCTGCATACCGGAAATGGTCATTATGACCCCGAGCGATGAAAACGAATGTCGCCAGATGCTCTATACCGGCTATCACTATAACGATGGCCCGTCCGCGGTGCGCTACCCGCGCGGCAACGCAGTTGGCGTGGAACTGACGCCACTGGAAAAACTGCCAATTGGCAAAGGCATTGTGAAGCGTCGTGGTGAGAAACTGGCGATCCTTAACTTTGGTACGCTGATGCCAGAAGCGGCGAAAGTCGCTGAATCGCTGAACGCTACGCTGGTCGATATGCGTTTCGTGAAACCGCTTGATGAAGCGTTAATTCTGGAAATGGCCGCCAGCCATGAAGCGCTGGTCACCGTAGAAGAAAACGCCATTATGGGCGGCGCAGGTAGCGGCGTGAACGAAGTGCTGATGGCCCATCGTAAACCAGTACCCGTGCTGAACATTGGCCTGCCTGACTTCTTTATTCCACAAGGAACTCAGGAAGAAATGCGCGCCGAACTCGGCCTCGATGCCGCCGGTATGGAAGCCAAAATCAAGGCCTGGCTGGCATAATCCCTACTCTACTCCTGCTATGCTTAAGAAATTATTCATGGCAGGAGTGGCAGCATGCAATACAACCCCTTAGGAAAAACCGACCTTCGTGTTTCCCGACTTTGCCTCGGCTGTATGACCTTTGGCGAGCCAGATCGCGGTAATCACGCATGGACACTGCCGGAAGAGAGCAGCCGTCCCATCATTAAACGTGCGCTGGAAGGCGGCATAAATTTCTTTGACACCGCCAATAGCTATTCCGATGGCAGCAGCGAAGAGATCGTCGGTCGCGCACTGCGGGATTTCGCCCGTCGTGAAGACGTGGTCGTTGCGACCAAAGTGTTCCATCGCGTTGGTGATTTACCGGAAGGATTATCCCGTGCACAAATTTTGCGCTCTATCGACGACAGCCTGCGCCGTCTCGGCATGGATTATGTCGATATCCTGCAAATTCATCGCTGGGATTACAACACGCCGATCGAAGAGACGCTGGAAGCCCTGAACGACGTGGTAAAAGCCGGGAAAGCGCGTTATATCGGCGCGTCATCCATGCACGCTTCGCAGTTTGCTCAAGCACTGGAACTACAAAAACAGCACGGCTGGGCGCAGTTTGTCAGTATGCAGGATCACTACAATCTGATTTATCGTGAAGAAGAGCGCGAGATGCTGCCGCTGTGTTATCAGGAAGGCGTAGCGGTGATTCCATGGAGCCCGCTGGCGCGGGGCCGTCTGACGCGTCCTTGGGGAGAAACCACCGCACGGCTGGTGTCGGATGAAGTGGGGAAAAATCTCTACCAAGAAAGCAATGAAAATGACGCACAAATTGTAGAACGCTTAACGGGCGTCAGTGAAGAACTTGGTGCAACGCGAGCACAAGTTGCGCTGGCCTGGTTGTTGAGTAAACCGGGCATTGCCGCACCGATTATCGGAACTTCTCGGGAGGAACAGCTTGATGAACTGCTAAACGCGGTGGATATCACCTTGAAGCCGGAACAGATCGCCGAGCTGGAAACGCCGTATAAACCGCATCCGGTCGTAGGATTTAAATAGGTATGCAGGCCTGATGAGACGTGACAAGCGTCACATCAGGCATCGGTGCACAACTACGACAGAATACCCAGCGGCCAGTGATGACCGATAAAATACAGGATGCCAGCGGAGATCACCCCGGCGACAATATCGTCAATCATGATCCCCATGCCGCCATGTACATTGCGATCAAACCAGCGGATCGGCCACGGCTTCCACATATCCAGAATACGGAAAATCACAAATCCGGCGGTAACCCACTGCCAGTCATTGGTCGGCAGCGCCATGAGCGTAATCCACATACCAATAAATTCGTCCCAGACAATACTGCCGTGATCGTGCACGCCCATGTCTTTCGCCGTTTGATGACAAAGATAGACGCCGATACAGATCCCCAGCATTACCACCAGCGAATAGAGCTGCCAGGGCAAAAAAGTCATCAGATACCAGAAGGGAATCGCCGCCAGCGACCCCATCGTGCCAGGAACGATCGGGCTTAATCCACTTCCGAATCCGACAGCAAGCAGATGCCACGGATTACTCATTTTCAGGCGACTTTTCGCGACATCTTTATGGCGTGGCAAAATGGTCATATCCTTTCCAGTCTAACGTGACAGGTTCGCCGTCACGAATAAAACAAAGCCCTTCGATATCGGCGGTCATTTGCCCGATACAGGTAAACGGTACGCCCAGGTGTCCGAGAGCCACATCCAGCGCGCCACGGTTCAGTTCCGGCACCGTGAAACACAACTCGTAATCTTCACCGCCAGAGAGCGCCCAGCGCAGCGCCTGTTCCGGTTCAACATGGCGAGAAAGCGCATCAGAAAACGGCAGCAATGCCAGGTCAATACGTGCGCCGCAGTCGCTGGCTTTCACGATATGCCCGAGATCGGAAATCAGACCGTCAGAGAGATCGATAGCTGAATTTGCCAGATCGCGCAGTGCCTGCCCCTGTAAAATACGCGGCGACGGACGGAGATGACGTTTGATCAAGTAGTCCGCATCTTTAGCATCGGCAACCTGCAAACGGTTTTGCAAAATCGCCAGCCCGGCAGCGCTATCGCCCGGTGTACCGGTCACATAGATCCAGTCACCCGGTTTCGCCCCAGAGCGCGTTAAGGCTCGTCCCATCGGAACAAAGCCGTGGATACCCAACGTCATTGATAATGGCCCACGCGTGGTATCGCCGCCAATGAGTTGCATATCGTAATAATTGAGAAGATCAAACAAGCTGTCGCTGAAGGACTCAAGCCACGCTTCGTCTACGTCCGGTAAGGTTAATGCCAGCGTCAGCCAGGCCGGATCGGCCCCCATCGCTGCCAGATCGCTTAGGTTCACCGCCAGTGCTTTATAAGCCAGATCAGCAGGATCGATATCAGGGAGGAAGTGGTTGCCCGCCACCAGCGTATCAGTGCTGATCGCCAGGGTCTGTTTCTCGGGGATATTGAGAAGAGCGCAATCGTCGCCGATGCCCAGTTCGACATCAAGACGAGAACTTCTTACACGGTCAAAATAACGGGCAATCAGGGAGAACTCGCCACATGCCATACGTTACGCCTCAGCAGGTAAAAAAGAAAAGGCCGGCGATCGCGGAACGGTCTTCCGTGAATCTACCGGCCTGGATATTACTTTTTGTTAGGGCGAATCACAGGTGCTGCTTTATCGAGTACGCCGTTGACGAACTTATGGCTGTCTTCTGCGCCGAACGATTTCGCCAGTTCGATCGCTTCGTTAATGGCCACTTTGTATGGCACATCGCTACGTTTAGACAGCTCGTACAGCGCAATGCGCAGTACTGCTTTTTCTACCTGGCCCAGTTCTTCCAGCAGACGGGACAGGTACGGCTTCATCAGTCCGTCGAGGTATGCGGTGTTAGTCGCCACCCCGGCCAGCAGCTCACGGAAGTACAGGACGTCAACGTCTTTTACATCCTGTTCAGCCAGGAACTGGTATTCAACATCAGCGATGTCGTTCTGGGACAACTGCCAGGAGTAGAGCGCCTGGACGGCACACTCACGAGCGCGGCGACGAGCAGCAGGTTTCACGGATTTCCCCTTACTAATTTCAGGCCTTGATGGCTTTCAATACATTAATCATTTCAAGCGCGGTCAGTGCAGCTTCTGCACCTTTGTTGCCAGCTTTGGTGCCAGCACGTTCGATCGCTTGTTCAATGCTTTCAGTGGTCAGAACACCAAAAGCAACCGGAATTTCGCTGTCCTGGGCAACATGCGCCAGGCCGTTGCTTGCACCACCAGCGACATATTCAAAGTGGGCAGTGCCACCACGAATAACCGTACCCAGCGCAATCACCGCGTCGTATTTACCGGTTTTAGCCAGTGCACCCGCCGCCAGCGGCAGCTCATAGGCACCTGGCACCCAAACAATGGTAATGTTTTCATCTTTTACCTGACCGATACGTTTCAGTGCGTCAATTGCACCTTCCAGCAGGCTGTCATTGATAAAGTTGTTGAAACGCGCGATGGTGATGGCGACGCGAGCGTCCGGGGTAGCAACGTTAGCTTCAATAATGTTCATTTTCTTCCTTCGGGTTCGAGTATGGCCCCGCAGGGGGGCGGATTTTAGCATAATATTTCGTGCGCTGCTTCCCTTTCGAGCCGGGAGATCATGCACCCACTAAATGCAGGCAAACATCCGGGCCTACATGACGTATCTCTTTGAATTTAAATTGGGGAGCGTCGGCTAATTTCTCAAGCCCTGGCAGCGTGCATAATCCACGGGCGTCGTTGCCTAATAGTTTAGGTGCGATATAGACAATCAGCTCATCGACTAAACCCGCCTGTAGCAATGCGCCAGCGAGCGTTGGCCCCGCTTCCACCCAGATGCTGTTAATCTGCTGTTTACCCAGTTGCATCATTAGTACAACCAGATCCAGGTGACCTTTATGCTCTGGAATCAGCAAGGTACGCACCGTTTCCGGCCACTCACGAGAATCTTCCTGCGTACGCGCGAACCAGGTTTCGCCGGGCTGCTGCACAATGCGATGTTCCGGCGTCACGCGATTTTGGCTATCAATCACAATACGTACTGGCTGACGGAGATTTTGTTGCGGGTAGAGCCCCTGAGTTTGTTCATCCAGTTCAGACCAACGCACTGTTAAGGCTGGATCATCCGCCAGCACCGTGGCGCTGCTGGTTAAAATGGCATGACTTTGCGCGCGCAGTCGTTGTACGTCGCGTCGCGCCTGAGGTGAAGTGATCCACTGGCTTTCGCCACTCGCCATCGCCGTGCGACCATCAAGCGATGCGCCAAGTTTTAACTGAATATAAGGAAAGCCGGTGCGCATCCGCTTGAGAAAGCCTTTATTCAATTGCTCAGCTTCACTCATCATCAGCCCGTGGCTGACGTCAATGCCAGCCTGTTGCAAACGGTAAAGTCCACGTCCAGCGACCTGCGGATTGGGGTCTTGCATTGCAGCAACCACGCGCGCCACGCCCGCAGCAATTAATGCATCACAACACGGTGGCGTACGACCATGATGGCTACAGGGTTCGAGTGTGACATACGCCGTTGCGCCTTTGGCTTTTTCGCCGGCCATGCGCAACGCCTGTACCTCGGCATGCGGTTCACCCGCGCGTTGATGGTAACCTTCACCGACAATTTCGCCATCTTTGACAATGACGCACCCGACATTCGGGTTGGGATGCGTGGTAAAACGTCCTCGTTGCGCCAGCTTTAGCGCCCGCGCCATGTAATACTCGTCCTGCACGGCTTAGTCCTCCAGGCGCGCGATCTCTTCGCCAAATTCTTTGATATCTTCGAAACTGCGGTAGACAGAGGCAAAACGGATATAGGCGACTTTATCGAGCTTTTTCAATTGCTCCATCACCAGATTGCCAATCATCTTGCTCGGCACTTCGCGCTCACCGGTGGCGCGCAGCTGCGATTTTATATGATTGATTGCCATTTCGACGTCATCGGAACTCACCGGACGTTTTTCCAGCGCCCGCAGCATTCCGCTACGTAATTTCTCTTCATTAAACGGTTCACGCACGTCGTTGCTTTTTACAACACGCGGCATAACCAGCTCCGCCACTTCAAAGGTGGTGAAACGTTCATTACACACCAGACACTGCCGACGGCGGCGTACGGATGAACCCTCGCCCACGAGACGAGAGTCAATTACCTTAGTGTCCACGGCGAAACAGAATGGGCAATGCATACGGCGTCCTGACCAGGTGGTTAACAGAAATCTATTTTACCCTGAACTGACGATACAACAAAGGCGCAACGCTTTTGAGATAAAGGATCGATGCTTTCACTGCTTTTACCCTCTACCATTAGGCTAATTGCGACGAGAAAGGGACGACCTATGAATACTAACGTTTTTCGACTGCTCCTGCTGGGAAGCCTGTTCAGCCTTAGCGCCTGTGTGCAGCAAAGTGAAGTGCGACAGATGAAACACAGCGTCAGCACGCTGAACCAGGAGATGACGCAGCTCAATAAAGAAACGGTCAAAATCACTCAGCAAAACAGGCTGAATGCAAAATCCAGCAGTGGGGTTTACCTTCTGCCTGGAGCAAAAACACCAGCAAGACTGGAAAGCCAGATCGGTACTTTACGTATGTCGCTGGTGAATATTACGCCTGATACAGATGGCACCACCCTGACGCTACGTATTCAGGGCGAATCTAATGACCCTTTACCCGCATTCAGCGGAACCGTTGAATATGGGCAAATTCAGGGAACAATAGACAACTTTCAGGAAATCAATGTGCAGAATCAATTGATTAACGCACCTGCCAGCGTCCTCGCCCCCAGCGATGTTGATATTCCGTTACAGTTAAAGGGTATGTCTGTGGATCAGTTAGGCTTTGTACGTATCCACGACATTCAACCTGTTATGCAGTAAACGTATTGCGGGGCGATATTGTGCGTCCCGCAACATCTTCCCCGTCATTTTGTTACTCCGCTTACATCACCTGGATTGATAGTAAAAGTTTGCAACAAGGGTGAAAGTCAGTACAATCCCCGCCCGAATGTGTGTAAACGTGAACGCAATCGATTACGTAAATGATAGAACTGTGAAACGAAACATATTTTTGTGAGCAATGATTTTTATAATAGGCTCCTCTGTATACGAAATATTTAGAAACGCAATTTGCGCCTTTTTCACTCCCGCAAGGGATTTTCAAACAGTGGCATACATATGAAAAAAACATTACTGGCAGCCGGTGCGGTACTGGCGCTCTCTTCGTCTTTTACTGTCAACGCAGCTGAAAACGACAAACCGCAGTATCTTTCCGACTGGTGGCACCAGAGCGTTAACGTTGTCGGAAGCTATCACACCCGTTTCGGACCGCAGCTCCGCAACGATACCTACCTTGAGTACGAAGCATTCGCTAAAAAAGACTGGTTCGACTTCTATGGTTATGCGGATGCGCCGGTATTCTTCGGCGGTAACTCCGATGCAAAAGGTATCTGGAACCACGGTTCTCCGCTGTTTATGGAAATCGAACCGCGTTTCTCCATTGACAAGCTGACCAATACTGACCTTAGCTTCGGTCCGTTCAAAGAGTGGTACTTCGCGAACAACTACATTTACGACATGGGTCGTAATAAAGATGGCCGCCAGAGCACCTGGTACATGGGTCTGGGTACCGACATCGATACTGGTCTGCCGATGAGCCTGTCCATGAACGTCTATGCGAAATACCAGTGGCAGAACTACGGCGCAGCGAACGAAAACGAGTGGGACGGTTACCGTTTCAAAGTGAAGTACTTTGTGCCGATTACCGATCTGTGGGGCGGCCAGTTGAGCTACATCGGCTTCACCAACTTCGACTGGGGTTCCGACCTGGGCGATGACAGCGGTTATGCGAACAACGGTATTAAAACACGTACCAATAACTCTATTGCGTCCAGCCATATTCTGGCGCTGAATTACGATCACTGGCACTACTCTGTCGTTGCCCGTTACTGGCATAACGGTGGTCAGTGGAATGACGATGCAGAACTGAACTTCGGCAACGGCAACTTCAACGTTCGCTCTACCGGCTGGGGTGGTTATCTGGTAGTAGGTTACAACTTCTAATTGTGAGAATGCCGGATTTCATATCCGGCATTTTTTATCACTTCTTCTTGTTCATCATCGCTTTCAAATCAGCGAATGGGTTGTACTTCGCTTCACCGACATCTTTCTGCGCATCTTCCCCTGCGATAACGGTCGTACCATACTGATCCGCTTCGGTGTATTTCGAATGCTCATGATCGTGGCAATAGAGACAAAGTAATTCCCAGTTACTGCCATCTTCCGGGTTATTAGTATGGTCGTGATCAATGTGGTGAACGGTAAGTTCACGCAGGTTGGAATAAACAAACTCGCGGGAACAGCGACCGCAGACCCACGGATAGATTTTTAATGCTTTTTCGCGATAGTCGCTTTCTAACCGCGCATAGTTTTTTGGGATGATAGCCATGAAAAAGTTACCTGGATGAAATGTAGGGTTACGCGCAGTTTCCCAAGATGCGGGGATTTTCGCAATCACCTTACATCAAAAAAAATCCCGATCTTCTGACCGGGATTTTCAACATCAGCTGAAACTTGATTAAGGCAGAATTGACGGCTGATCCGCCCCTTCTTTTTCCACTTTCTGCTGCAACATGTGTTCGCGCTTCATACCCAGTTTCAGAGCCAGCGCAGATGCCACATAGATGGAAGATGCAGTACCGATGGAAACACCGATAAGCATGGTCAGCGAGAAGCCTTCCAGTACCGGACCACCGAAGAGGTACAGCATCAGGATAACCATCAAGGTAGTACCGGATGTGATCAAGGTACGGTGCAGCGTCTGGGTCAAGGACACGTTAAAGATTTCGTAAGGCGTACCGCGACGGATCTTGCGGAAGTTTTCACGAATACGGTCCGATACCACGATACTGTCGTTAAGCGAGTAACCGATAACCGACATCAATGATGCCACAATGGTCAGGTCAATCTCGATATGGAATAACGACAAAATACCCAGCGTAATGATAACGTCGTGCGCCAGCGCAATAACAACCCCTGCCGCCAGTCGCCACTCAAAGCGGAAACCTACGTACACGAGGATAGACAGCA
It encodes the following:
- the ribD gene encoding bifunctional diaminohydroxyphosphoribosylaminopyrimidine deaminase/5-amino-6-(5-phosphoribosylamino)uracil reductase RibD codes for the protein MQDEYYMARALKLAQRGRFTTHPNPNVGCVIVKDGEIVGEGYHQRAGEPHAEVQALRMAGEKAKGATAYVTLEPCSHHGRTPPCCDALIAAGVARVVAAMQDPNPQVAGRGLYRLQQAGIDVSHGLMMSEAEQLNKGFLKRMRTGFPYIQLKLGASLDGRTAMASGESQWITSPQARRDVQRLRAQSHAILTSSATVLADDPALTVRWSELDEQTQGLYPQQNLRQPVRIVIDSQNRVTPEHRIVQQPGETWFARTQEDSREWPETVRTLLIPEHKGHLDLVVLMMQLGKQQINSIWVEAGPTLAGALLQAGLVDELIVYIAPKLLGNDARGLCTLPGLEKLADAPQFKFKEIRHVGPDVCLHLVGA
- the thiL gene encoding thiamine-phosphate kinase, producing the protein MACGEFSLIARYFDRVRSSRLDVELGIGDDCALLNIPEKQTLAISTDTLVAGNHFLPDIDPADLAYKALAVNLSDLAAMGADPAWLTLALTLPDVDEAWLESFSDSLFDLLNYYDMQLIGGDTTRGPLSMTLGIHGFVPMGRALTRSGAKPGDWIYVTGTPGDSAAGLAILQNRLQVADAKDADYLIKRHLRPSPRILQGQALRDLANSAIDLSDGLISDLGHIVKASDCGARIDLALLPFSDALSRHVEPEQALRWALSGGEDYELCFTVPELNRGALDVALGHLGVPFTCIGQMTADIEGLCFIRDGEPVTLDWKGYDHFATP
- the secF gene encoding protein translocase subunit SecF, yielding MAQEYTVEQLNHGRKVYDFMRWDYWAFGISGLLLIAAIVIMGVRGFNWGLDFTGGTVIEITLEKPAEIDVMRDALQKAGFEEPMLQNFGSSHDIMVRMPPAEGETGGQVLGSQVLKVINESTNQNAAVKRIEFVGPSVGADLAQTGAMALMAALLSILVYVGFRFEWRLAAGVVIALAHDVIITLGILSLFHIEIDLTIVASLMSVIGYSLNDSIVVSDRIRENFRKIRRGTPYEIFNVSLTQTLHRTLITSGTTLMVILMLYLFGGPVLEGFSLTMLIGVSIGTASSIYVASALALKLGMKREHMLQQKVEKEGADQPSILP
- the ribE gene encoding 6,7-dimethyl-8-ribityllumazine synthase, with translation MNIIEANVATPDARVAITIARFNNFINDSLLEGAIDALKRIGQVKDENITIVWVPGAYELPLAAGALAKTGKYDAVIALGTVIRGGTAHFEYVAGGASNGLAHVAQDSEIPVAFGVLTTESIEQAIERAGTKAGNKGAEAALTALEMINVLKAIKA
- the yajD gene encoding HNH nuclease YajD, which encodes MAIIPKNYARLESDYREKALKIYPWVCGRCSREFVYSNLRELTVHHIDHDHTNNPEDGSNWELLCLYCHDHEHSKYTEADQYGTTVIAGEDAQKDVGEAKYNPFADLKAMMNKKK
- the yajO gene encoding 1-deoxyxylulose-5-phosphate synthase YajO — protein: MQYNPLGKTDLRVSRLCLGCMTFGEPDRGNHAWTLPEESSRPIIKRALEGGINFFDTANSYSDGSSEEIVGRALRDFARREDVVVATKVFHRVGDLPEGLSRAQILRSIDDSLRRLGMDYVDILQIHRWDYNTPIEETLEALNDVVKAGKARYIGASSMHASQFAQALELQKQHGWAQFVSMQDHYNLIYREEEREMLPLCYQEGVAVIPWSPLARGRLTRPWGETTARLVSDEVGKNLYQESNENDAQIVERLTGVSEELGATRAQVALAWLLSKPGIAAPIIGTSREEQLDELLNAVDITLKPEQIAELETPYKPHPVVGFK
- the pgpA gene encoding phosphatidylglycerophosphatase A: MTILPRHKDVAKSRLKMSNPWHLLAVGFGSGLSPIVPGTMGSLAAIPFWYLMTFLPWQLYSLVVMLGICIGVYLCHQTAKDMGVHDHGSIVWDEFIGMWITLMALPTNDWQWVTAGFVIFRILDMWKPWPIRWFDRNVHGGMGIMIDDIVAGVISAGILYFIGHHWPLGILS
- the nusB gene encoding transcription antitermination factor NusB, translating into MKPAARRRARECAVQALYSWQLSQNDIADVEYQFLAEQDVKDVDVLYFRELLAGVATNTAYLDGLMKPYLSRLLEELGQVEKAVLRIALYELSKRSDVPYKVAINEAIELAKSFGAEDSHKFVNGVLDKAAPVIRPNKK
- the nrdR gene encoding transcriptional regulator NrdR; this translates as MHCPFCFAVDTKVIDSRLVGEGSSVRRRRQCLVCNERFTTFEVAELVMPRVVKSNDVREPFNEEKLRSGMLRALEKRPVSSDDVEMAINHIKSQLRATGEREVPSKMIGNLVMEQLKKLDKVAYIRFASVYRSFEDIKEFGEEIARLED
- the tsx gene encoding nucleoside-specific channel-forming protein Tsx, with amino-acid sequence MKKTLLAAGAVLALSSSFTVNAAENDKPQYLSDWWHQSVNVVGSYHTRFGPQLRNDTYLEYEAFAKKDWFDFYGYADAPVFFGGNSDAKGIWNHGSPLFMEIEPRFSIDKLTNTDLSFGPFKEWYFANNYIYDMGRNKDGRQSTWYMGLGTDIDTGLPMSLSMNVYAKYQWQNYGAANENEWDGYRFKVKYFVPITDLWGGQLSYIGFTNFDWGSDLGDDSGYANNGIKTRTNNSIASSHILALNYDHWHYSVVARYWHNGGQWNDDAELNFGNGNFNVRSTGWGGYLVVGYNF
- the yajI gene encoding DUF3251 domain-containing protein, whose product is MNTNVFRLLLLGSLFSLSACVQQSEVRQMKHSVSTLNQEMTQLNKETVKITQQNRLNAKSSSGVYLLPGAKTPARLESQIGTLRMSLVNITPDTDGTTLTLRIQGESNDPLPAFSGTVEYGQIQGTIDNFQEINVQNQLINAPASVLAPSDVDIPLQLKGMSVDQLGFVRIHDIQPVMQ
- the dxs gene encoding 1-deoxy-D-xylulose-5-phosphate synthase, which gives rise to MSFDIAKYPTLALVDSTQELRLLPKESLPKLCDELRRYLLDSVSRSSGHFASGLGTVELTVALHYVYNTPFDQLIWDVGHQAYPHKILTGRRDKIGTIRQKGGLHPFPWRGESEYDVLSVGHSSTSISAGIGIAVAAEKEGKNRRTVCVIGDGAITAGMAFEAMNHAGDIRPDMLVVLNDNEMSISENVGALNNHLAQLLSGKLYSSLREGGKKVFSGVPPIKELLKRTEEHIKGMVVPGTLFEELGFNYIGPVDGHDVLGLITTLKNMRDLKGPQFLHIMTKKGRGYEPAEKDPITFHAVPKFDPSSGCLPKSSGGLPSYSKIFGDWLCETAAKDNKLMAITPAMREGSGMVEFSRKFPDRYFDVAIAEQHAVTFAAGLAIGGYKPIVAIYSTFLQRAYDQVLHDVAIQKLPVLFAIDRAGIVGADGQTHQGAFDLSYLRCIPEMVIMTPSDENECRQMLYTGYHYNDGPSAVRYPRGNAVGVELTPLEKLPIGKGIVKRRGEKLAILNFGTLMPEAAKVAESLNATLVDMRFVKPLDEALILEMAASHEALVTVEENAIMGGAGSGVNEVLMAHRKPVPVLNIGLPDFFIPQGTQEEMRAELGLDAAGMEAKIKAWLA